Genomic segment of Benincasa hispida cultivar B227 chromosome 1, ASM972705v1, whole genome shotgun sequence:
TTTAAGTTTAAAGCCTTCCTCAACTTTTCCCTCTTTGCAAAAACCTAAGATGAGTGCGTTGTATGTCATCCGATCCATTGGAATACCCCTCTCTAACATCTCTTTGACTATTCTAACAGCCTCTGGCAAATTACCAGCCCCACAAAGTCCATGTATTAGAGCATTGGAGGTCAATGTACTTGCTGGAGACCCTTTCTCCAATAACCTAAACCAAAGTTCGGTTGCTTCTAAATGTTTACCATCCTCACACAACCCACGTACCAAAATGGTTAAGAGTTGATCCCTAGGCCTGAAGTTCTTCGCTAACATCACCTTAGTAAATTGGAATGCAGAATAGTACCTAGACTTTTTACATAACCAGTGGACAACCGAATAACAAGTATCAGGGTTTATAGATAGCCCATTCGATAATATCTCCTCAAGTGCATTCTCTGCTTGCTCGATTTGATCGCTCTTGCAAAATCCTTGCATGAGAGTATATAAAGTAACTGAAGTAGGAGATATATTTTTGGACATCATCACATCTTTAATCCTAAGTGCTTCATTGATATTTCCCATTTTGCAGTATCCATCAATTAAATTATTGTAGACAATTACATTCGGATCAATACCCGCATCAACCATCTCATctaaaacatgattcactttgtcaaaatattttagttttgtCAAACCATTAATAAGCGCACCATATGTTTTAAGATTTGGCTGTACCCCTTCCATTGTCATCTTCTCTTTGAGCTCAAAGGCATTGTCTAATCTCCCATTCTGGCATAAACCATGAATAATACAATTATAAGTAACAACATTGGGAGAAATACCCAActtttccattttcatcaataactcaatGGCTTTTTCCATCTTCCCTCCCTTGCACAAAGCATTTATCGCATTCGTAAATAAGAAAACATCTGGACGAACACCTTGGGACATCACTTCAAATCCTTCACAACATTTCTCCAGTTCATTAGCCTTTACCAAAGAGctcaataaaaaattacaagtcTTTATCGATGGAAAGATTCCCTTGCGAGCAAACAAATAAAACACATCAACAGCGcaatttaatccaaaatttttgAATTGTGTGCTGTATACATGGATCAGAAAATCAAATAACTGTGTCCATTCAAACCGCCCAACAACTGAAGTTAAACCAAACAATGCATTAGCTATCTCAATGTGAAGCTTATTCGAATCCGAATTCAATACCGGGAGCTTCCCATCTATCAAACGAATCAGAAGCAATCTCGCGGGGGGTAAAAATTTGGAATGAACGAGCAAAAGAATCAATATACAATAAGAACGAATGGTAAATCGAAACTTGAAAGAATCAGACGCAAAGTAAAAGAAATTAAGACAAGTTATGGGGTTGGCTTTCAATCCAACGGAGAAGAAGAGCTGATCAAACTGAAAAGGAGACAAATGGGGCAAGAGGGCTCTACATTTAGAAGAATCAAGAGACGAATTAGAGAGAACGGAAGATACCCAATAGTGTAACTGCTCCTGGATGTGCCGTGGTGGGTCCTGGTGGTGTTCTTTATGCGGTTGGGTGGATAACAAACAGGCCAGCCGGCGAGAGAAGGGAAAGAATACAGGAACTGTCTTATTGATATTAAATCTTGTCAAACGCATTGAAGAACGAAGGTTGCAGATTAGGTGAATGTTGAATTGGATTGATGAGGTTTAATGgagggagaggaagaagaagaatgttgAATTGGATTGTTAAGGGGCTGCGCTAGGGTGTAAATGGAAAAACGCTGTGAGATCGGAGGCGGAGAGGGAGGGAGAGGGAGGAGAGGGCGGGCGAGGAAGAACGTGGAGCCCCGGAGTTGGGCCACGAGAGAACAAATTGAGTGGTTGGTTTTCGGTGGAAGTTTTCGAGTGCCAAATGTGTTTATGGTGGGTTGGACGATGCCCATATTATGGTATTTTGGGCTTTGGCCCACATTTTAGATTAGGGCTTGTCTTCAGCTTACCAAAGACCATGTGTTATGTAGAGAAATTAAACTTACATTTTTAGGTTGTTCTTATACTTTTTGGCATGAAATCTGGTGAATTATGAAGCCTTTTAGGCTACGATATAAGGAGTTAATtaaaatgattcaaaattagttgAGGATGATCACAAATGAAGTGGAATTTCATTGATatcaaataaaagaagaaacttTGTAGCAAAAAGGGATTTTGTAAGAACATCTGCAATTTATGCATGGGCTGGAAGATGTTGCACATGAACTCGCTTCTAATGTACAAGATTTCTCACaaagtaaatatcaatttcaacATGTTTCGTACGAGAGTGAAGAACTGGATCAACACTTAAATGCATAACACTTAAGTTGTCACACCATAGTATGGGAGTGTGACATAATCGAATATGTAACTCCGTGAACAAGAAATTCTACCATATTAGTTTCGACAACACAAGTGCTAAACTTCTATATTCAACTTTTGTGCTAGATTTTGATATTACAGATTGCTTCTTTGATGTCCATTGGATCAAATTACCTCCAAAAAAGACGCATACTCATTCGCATCAGCAAAGCCATGAATATTTAGATTCCTTGGTttcttaaacaacaaaccatGATCAAGGGTGCCTGCCAAATATCTACGAATTCTTTTTACAGCTTGCTAATGAAAATTGTTTGGAAAATGCATAAACTGACACACATATTTACACAATACGCAATTCCACACATATTTACACAATACGCAATTCCTATTCTTGTTAGAGTTATATACTATAAAGCTCCCACTATACTCCTGTATAGTCGAACATTATCAAATTTTTTCCCATGATATGTAGATAGAACAGAACCGCTAATCATACGAGTAGAGACAAACCTTGCATCTTGCATTTTTACCTCATGTAACATATCAGATACATACTTATTTGACtagtaaaaataagtctttacttGATGAAATTGCTTGCTTTAAAGAGAGTGGCATGTTGTGCAAATTGATGGAATAAATTTCTCTTGTGATAAGCATATTTGTGATTGTGATGAAAAAAATGCGTTGCTCGATAAATTTAGATTTCTTGAGCATGATGGTTGTGAAAaggataatttgattaaatcacttaaagaaaaagaattaaatgttTTGCAAGAACTTGATAGAGCTAAAAAGTCTATTAAAAGGTTGATAATGGGTGCTCAAAGATTGGACAAAATAATTGAAGTAGGTAAGCCTTTTGGTGATAAAAGAGGTTtaggctatattgatgaatgttctacTCCTTCAAGTTCTAAAACTATATTTGTTAAAGAATCTTTTATAGTGCTAATATGCCTAACGTTGTGTCTAATAATGCTAAATCTAGTTTTGTGCCTATATGTCATAATTATAGTGTTGAAGGTCATATTAGACCTAAGTGCTTGAAATTGAAGTATGGTTACACTACTTCTTCAAgaagaaacttttctcaaagaGCAAAGTCTTCCAATGCtccaaaaaagaattttttcaaGAAGAATAAAGTGCATAAATTTGTTGTTAGAGATAAATCCTTGcataatgttgtttgtttttcttgtgGCAAATATGGTCATAAAGCTTATTCTTGTTACTTATCTAGATTCAATGCTTGTAATGCTAAtgtaaaaatgaaatggatCCCTAAATTTGTAAATGCTAACACTGTTGGACCCAAACAAGTGGGtaccaaagaatcaaacttgatTATTTTGTTTGTAGATTTGTTTGAAAGCTTCCAAGAAAAATAAGTGATACTTGGATAGTAGTTGCTCAAGGCACGTGTCCAGAGACCGATCCAAGTTTATTTCTTTCTCCAAAAATGATGAAGGCATGGTAACTTTTGGTGATaacaagaaaggtaaaattATTGGCAAGAGCAAtataggtaatgaatcttctatttgGATTGAAAATGTGCTTTTAGTTGATGGTTTAAAGCAAgatttacttagtattagtcaattgtgtgaCAAAGGATTTAGAATTGtatgtgttaaaaataattgcATTGTTGAAAATGCTTGTGATAGAAAAGTCATATTTGTTGGAAATAGGGATGAAAATGTTATACCATTGACTTGAATGATTGTCCTATTATTGATAAATGTCTTTCCGTATTGCATAATGACTCTTGgttatggcatagaagactaggacatgctagcatgcacttaatttcaaagatttccaaaaaaaaattggttagaggtcttcctaaatttaaatataacaaaaataaagtttgtgatgcttgtcaaaGGGAAAACAAACTAAGTCTTCTTTCAAATCTATAAATGTGATCTCTACTACTAGACCCCTACAACTATTACACATTGACTTATTTGGCCCTTCTAGAATTGCTAGCTATAGAGGAAATTATTATGCCTTtgtgatagttgatgatttttctagatttacttgggttttgaTGATAAAACATAAGGATAATgctttaaaaagttttattagttttgctaaaagaGTTCATAatgaaaaaagaattttttatttctaaaattaggagcaATCACGGAGAAGAATTGTAATGATGCTTTTAAagttttttgtgaagaaaatgatttttctcataatttttcgTCTCCAAtgactcctcaacaaaatggtgtggtTGAAAAAAAATCgtactttgcaagaatttgctaAGTCAATATTGAATGAGTATGGTCTACCAAAATATTTTTGGGCGAAAGCCGTTAATACCGCTTGCTATGtttttaaatagagttttaattagacCATCTATAAATAAAACTCCTTATAAGCTTTAGCAtggaaaaatttcaaatattgggtatttcaaagttttttgttgcaaatgttttattttgaataacaaagaaaacCTTGGAAAAATTGATTCTAAGACGGATGTTGGTATTTTCCTAGGATATTTCTCtactagtaaagcttatagagttttcaataaaagaactttagtaattgaggaatctatgcatgttgtgtttgaTGAATCATGTAATAATGTTTCTAATGAGTCTATTTGTAGTGATGATTTAGAAAAAGGTTTTGAAGATTTATTTGTTAGTGACAAAGGCAAAGAAATTGTCTCGAGTATGCAAGAAGTGAGCATCAATGAAAAGAAGGAAGATGATTCttcatccatgcctaaagaGTGGAGATATGCTACATCCCATCCCaaggatttgattcttggtGATCTTACAAGGTGTGAAAGCTCACTCTTCTCTTAATTTATTTAGtaatcttgcttttgtttctcaaattgaacaaaaagttttaaagatgtCGAATgtgatgaattttttattttaactatgcaagaaaaattaaatcaatttgaaagaaaaaaaaaagtttgagaaTTAGTCTCTAGGCCTTCTAATGCATCTATAATTAGAACTAAATGggtatttagaaataaaatggatgaaaatagaaatatcattagaaataaaggTAGGCTTGTAGCTCAAGTTTATTGTCAAGAAGAAGgtatagattatgaagaaacttttgcaccggttgctagattagaagctattagaatgttgcttgcttttgcctcttataagaatttcattttgtatcaaatggatgtgaagaGTGCCTTTTTAAATGGTTGTATTATGGAAgaagtttatgtagaacaaccTCTAGGTTTTGAAAGTTTTGGTTTGCTTAATCATGTTTATAAGTTGTTGGGTGCaaatctatatttaaaatggtccattgattatatttaaaatggtccattgattatttttaaaacggttcgttgattattttaaaacggtccatttattaatttttaaaacggtccgttgattaattttaaaacgggCGGTTTCGATGCTGAAGACCTATAAAAGGCAAGGCCTTCAGCAGTTTGTAAGACATataattcattttcaaaattcccacttcattttcctctcctcctccatcttagctttccgagcagtgagtttagaaagggtgtacGTTCCGATCGGTTATGGTGCATTTCCGATCGGTTTtcatttggttgttttatcctggggacgacgtgacaattttcagacctgcttgcacacttgggcagagctGTGAAATGCCTTAAAGAGAGTGAGCTCtacgactcagcctataacgagtttctgttttgcagatTTTGCTCTTCGCTTGACCGTCGTGCCTTGACGGCTTGCAGTTTGTCGTTCTGAGGGCCCTGctatttccaacaattttaagacgttTCGACATCTTCAATGGCCTTCAGTAGCAACAATGAGATATCTAACCTCAACCGTCCATTCTGGTTCGAAGGAGCGAACTTCAAGCAgtggaagcaaaagatgttgTTCTTCCTCGCCGTCAAGAAAGTTGTCGAAGCTTGTACCAACGCTAAGCCGATTGTCTCTTTGGAAGAACCAACTgaacaacaaataaaagaagTTGCTGGCTGGGAGGAGAAAGACTTTCTatgtaagaatttcattttaaatggtttgactgatgatctaTATGACTACTACAGTACAATGAAGACAGCGAAGAAGGTCTAGGATGCCCTGCAAAAGAAGTATGACACCGAGGAGGCCAGGTCGAAGAAATATGCGGTTAGCcgttatctcaagttccagatgacGGATGACATATCCGTGGAGGCCCAATCCCATGAACTCCAGAAGATATCTCACgagataattactgaaggtatgCCTTTAGACGAAAAATTccaagttgttgttattattgataaactgccccccttgtggaaggactttaagaacactttgaggcataagaccaaggagttctccttggagagtcttataACCCGGCTAAGGATCGAAGAGGAAGCCCGGAAGCAGGAccagagggaggaggtgaacgCAGTATCTAAGAAACTGCCTTTGTCGTGGTAAAACCTGACCAAAAACCTAAGGGGACAAAGAGAAAAGGTCAGAACCGTGGCTCCAGCAACcagaaccaacagaaaaaaTAGAAACCCCCTTCAGGAGAAATGGTACAGTTCCTctgctttaattgtaataaacctgggTAGACCCTGAAGTTTACCTCTAGGAAGACCCTCACGTTGAAGGACGTTCTGCACACTCTGAAGATACGAAAGAATTTGGTTTCGGGCTATCTCCTAAACAAAGTTAGGATTACTCAAACTATAGAGGCAGAcctatatacccttaccaaaaataatgtatttgtagggaaagggtatgcaactgagggaatgttcaaattaaatctagaccttaataaaatgaaatcttctgtgtatatgttgtgttctatgaatatttggcatgctaaactctgtcatgtgaataagaatttaattagtaacatgattaggctggaaatgatacctaagttatccacgaataattttgataaatgcgagtattgtaATCAgactaaaattactaaaactccgcataaatctgtacttagAAATTCTAAGCCTCTAGATTTGACTCATTCTGATGtctgtgaatttgatggcatattgactaggaacagtaaaagatatttcattacttcTATTGACgactgctctgattttacttttgtatacctgctgaaaaacaaaagtgatgcttttgatgccttcaaactttttgtttttgaaatagaGATCAGcttaatagaaaatttaaaagacttcgtagtgatagggAAACCAAGTACGACTCGGACAGTTTTAGTGAATTCTTTAACTCACAAggaataatacacgaaaagacCGCACCTTATTCTCCTAAAATGAACGGAAAAgccaaaaggaaaaatagaactttagctgagttagtagttgctattttgcTTAGTTCAGGAGCCGCGTCTTATTGGTCATCCTTACCATGTGTTATATCCTAAATAGAATCccgaaatctaaaaataaaacttcaccttacaaaattctcaagaataagaaactaaacttgtcctactttagaacatggggttgtctagcctttgtaaggattcctgtcccaaaaaggagaaagttggctAGTAGAGCTTATGAGTGTGTGTTCataggttatgccttaaatagtaaagcctacaggttctatgatctagtgaaccaagtaatcattgagtcaaatgatgccaacttctttgaagataggtttccttttaaatcaaggaatagtgggGGCTTTGGTTCAAGTGGTATGACtctagttagaaatcctaacccTAGAGAGGAAACTGACCCAGGACCTAGAAGAAACAAAAGAGCTAGAACCGCCAAAGATTTTGGAAATGACTTCTTGACctacaatgtagaagaagaccCTAAAGATCTACGAGCTGCCCTGTCCTCGGTAGATGTCAACCTATCgtaagaagccataaatgatgagatgactcacttgagtcaaataggtcttggcacttagtagatctacccccaGGATGTAAGGCAATaaggtgcaaatggatcttaaggaggaaacttagacctgatgggACTGTCGACAAATTTAAAACCAAGTTAGTAGCGAAGGGTTTTAGATAGAGAGAAAacgtagatttctttgacaccttctcccctgtcactagaattacctctatCCGTGTCCTGTTCTCTCTCGCTGCTctttataacctcgtagtacattagatggatgtaaaaaccaCTTTTCTAAACAGTGAACTTGAAGAGGAGATTTACATGGAACGACCTGAGGGTTTTGttgtccatggtcaagaaaataaggtgtgtaaattagacaaatctctctatggactaaaacaagcttctaaGCAATGACAtaaaaaatttgacaaccttatcctatctaaaggtttcaaggtcaatgaaagtgacaaatgcatttatcataagtttgataataatctttgcactatcttgtgtctatatatagatgatttattgatctttggatcgaacttgcacgtcataaatgatgtaaaatcaatattgagtgcGAACTTcaacatgaaagacttaggagaaactagtgtaatcttaggcataaaagtaaataggtctgaaaagggaatttctttagatcaatctcactaaatagaaaagattctaaagaaatataattactttgagtgtaaaccagcctgtactccttatgaccctagtgtcaagttgttcaagaatactgatgacagtgttaatcaatctgagtatgcgagcatcataggtAGTCTTAGATACATTGCCGACTGCACTAAGCCTGACATAGCTTATGTTGTAGGACTACTTTGcaggtttacaagcagacctagtaaagagcattgaaatgctatagaaagggtcatgcgatacttaaagaaaacccaaaacctaggattacattatcaaaagttttccGCTGTTCTGGAAGGGTTCAGCGATGTTGATTGGAACTCTCtttcggatgattcaaaggctacaagtggctatatctttaatatagctagtggagctgtctcttggaagtccaagaaacagactattttagcccaatctacgatggagtcagaaatgatagcactagcgaaagctagtgaagaagcaggcTAGCTTTgaagtctgctatcagagattcccttATGGGAAAAGTCAGTACCAACCATATTAATCTATTGCGATAGTACTACAGCAATCACAAAAGTTCAGAACCGTTACTACAATGGAAAGAGACGTCAATACGTCgtaagcacagtaccattagaTAGTTTCTCACTACTagtgcagttagagtggatcatatacggactgatgaaaatttggcagatcctttgacgaaaggactAGCCAAAGAAAAGATTTTCAGAACCTCAGAAAGGATGGGACTCATGTCTATCGAAAAATGAATCAcagtgaggaaaacccaacctatagactggagatcccaagaaacaggttcaacgggtaataactAATCACGAGTGATATATAGTAAATTATGCTAAACCAAAAAagagttccattcctatgacttaaagtctgagcatgatatcctaaagcgtaagaaaggttgaactcagttcttaatgagatttatacttgatgacaagtggggTACCTGCTACAAGAGTAcccttgatagactcacctgtgtgaatgtggaagtgagggttgcttcctatggagtttttaggcaaactctctagagcattcactaaaCCGAGATTcacgtgctaggccttaaaaGCACGGGCTTTCGTACTACACCCTATGACACTCTGTGTGAGATGCtattagagatagagttcaaaaccaagggttactctagtatattttgaatcatctacactatgtaaaggttcaagtcgtaagacacctttgcttatgcacagtgttgtatagactgaaactgctcgataaaaatcttttctctcttcttgttttgtttaaatttccaaGTGTGGGATTGTTGGgtgcaaatttatatttaaaacggcctattgattatatttaaaacggttcattgattatttttaaaacggtccgttgattatttttaaaatggtccgttgattaatttttaaaatggtctgttgattaattttaaaatggtttgtTTCGatgctgaaggcctataaaaggcgaggCCTTCAGCAGTTTGTAAGACAtagaatttattttcaaaattctcacttcattttcctctcctcctccatcttagcttttcgagcagtgagtttagaaagggtgtacGTTCCAATCGATTacggtgcattttcgatcgattttcatttggttgttttatcctaGGGACGACGTGATAGTTTTCAGACCTGCTTGCACGGGCAGAGCCgcaaaacgtcttaaagagagcgagctccacGACTCAGTCTATAatgagtttctgttttgcagatTTTGCTCTTCGCTTGACTGCCGTGACGGCTTACAGTTCGTTGTTCTGAGGGCCCTGCTATTTCCAAATAAGTTAAAAAAGGCTttttatggcttaaaacaagcCCAAGGAGCTTGGTATGATGAGCTTAACAACTTTTTATTTGAGAATgactttaaaatgaaaaaaaaaatgatactaCTCTCTTTATTAAGGTTGAGGATAATGATATGCTTATAGTAcaaatatatgttgatgatattatatttggttCAACTAATCCATttttgtgtgaagaattttctaagtgtatgcatagtgagTTTAAGATGAGTATGATGGAGAACTTAATTTCTTTAttggactccaaatcaaacaactcaaggatggtattttcataagtcaagaaaaatacacaagggaTTTTCTAAAGAGGTTCAAATTCTatgaaggtaaaattgcaaaaactcttATGAGCACTACCACTAAGCTTGACAAAGATGAAAAAGGTAAATGCGTGGACATTAAGACTTATCGAGGTAAGATaagatctttactttatttgacCGATAGTAGACTCAATATCATGTTTATTGTATGTCTATGTGttagatttcaatcttgtcctaaggaatcaaatttgcatgccattaaaagaatatttaaatatttgcttggaACTATTGATGTAGGCTTGTGGTATCCtataaatgttgaatttaatttggttgGATATTCCGATGCAGATTTTGCCGGTAGTTTACTTGACTgtaagagtactagtgggatttgccaatttcttggtagttcctTAGTATCTTGGTATAGTAAAAAGCAAATTGCTTTATCCATTACCGAAGCGAAATATATTGCGATTGTTAGTTGTTGTGTACAAATTATTCggatgaaacaaactctttgtaattTTGGATTGATAGTGTGCccatattttgtgataatacgtgctattaatttgactaagaatccTATCCATCATTTTAGGattaagcatttgatattaggcatcattttattagagagcatgtgcaaaatggTAATATTACTCTTCAATTTGTAAGctttaataatcaattagcggatatttttaccaagtctttgaatgaagaaagtttttgcaaaaataggcttgagcttggtattattcgttgtgatgcaTCTTGATTTCCTATCTTACTTAATACTATTATATAATGCATATTTTTAGGGGGagcatttatatatttattattcttttttatgattCTAAAGGAGGAGAAGTATACGAAAAATGTATTATGATTGTGTTGAATGATTGTTCCTTTTGGAATTATTTATTGATCACATGTGTTGCTATAATTATGAgcatttcaagtttttttttctatggtttgtcatcataaaaaaggAGGAGATTGTTGACTTTTCGGCCCTTAAgatcaaattcattaattttaattaattaattaatattttgatgataaaaaatttgattttatttactaataattttattattttaaataattcataGCGTAAAGCTCAGAACAATGATTCTGATACTTttttaatcactcaaatcggagatCGGATGAAAAAGATATGGCCAAAAGAAATGTAACGGAAAAATACCTGAGACTGTGACGTAGTAAATTaatcatcaaattgaaacaattagATAGTATCACTTGGAACTACTATAAGGTGAGTGACATATGAAGCTCAAAATTGCACTTGGTgggattttagttttattaaaagaaaagagatttaaaagaaatttttttggttgaaaattaaaaatatatataaaatgaccAATGGTCACTTTaagaaaaaagtttaaaatatatatatatataaaaagtggCCGTTGGttacttaatatttttttcaaaaaaatatttattttatattttattttttccctttCAATTGCCACCttctattttacttttttatcaATCCAATGATCCAAatcaaaatatgatttttacccccattttccttctttttatacttcatcttctccgaaattatttcaacttttcatattttacaatcctcaaaattagcaaaaaaaaaaaaaaaaagccacaattgttactctctctacaaacttcaaaatttattttatttttcatattattcttgagaagataaattttggaccaatcacaaattgtcacgtcgtttactaaattaatgaccaaatttcaaataatcaaatttgggaccaattagaAGTGGACATGTGTCtcgaattgaagttgaagacaaagtcCAATGATGCCACGTAGTTTCATCGTGACCATTGAATCAGAAAAGATTAATTTttgcccaatttgatattattatttaggttaaaattcaactaagcccaaaaataggttgaatttgacccgAATGTCAAATCAGACCCAAATCCGATTAATTGGGCTCAGAGGCCAGAcctatggaccaaccaagcccaattTGGGCCCAAACCCATGTAAGGCCCATaagaaacctctataaatagagacgTTACCTCTTCATTTAGGTTGGAGGAAATGAAGACAAAATCTCTCTGAAGATCTGAagtttgaagctccaaggaTCCAAAGAACATAACTCCTCCAAAGCTTTGAAGCTTAGAAGacactaaagctctgaagatcataAGACATATCAAAATTCTGAAGaccgaagtcctttgaagatacaagcatcctgaccacacttgaagactaaagtcctttggagatacaactattctgaagaccgaagtcctttgaagatacaag
This window contains:
- the LOC120075454 gene encoding pentatricopeptide repeat-containing protein At4g19440, chloroplastic, with product MRLTRFNINKTVPVFFPFSRRLACLLSTQPHKEHHQDPPRHIQEQLHYWVSSVLSNSSLDSSKCRALLPHLSPFQFDQLFFSVGLKANPITCLNFFYFASDSFKFRFTIRSYCILILLLVHSKFLPPARLLLIRLIDGKLPVLNSDSNKLHIEIANALFGLTSVVGRFEWTQLFDFLIHVYSTQFKNFGLNCAVDVFYLFARKGIFPSIKTCNFLLSSLVKANELEKCCEGFEVMSQGVRPDVFLFTNAINALCKGGKMEKAIELLMKMEKLGISPNVVTYNCIIHGLCQNGRLDNAFELKEKMTMEGVQPNLKTYGALINGLTKLKYFDKVNHVLDEMVDAGIDPNVIVYNNLIDGYCKMGNINEALRIKDVMMSKNISPTSVTLYTLMQGFCKSDQIEQAENALEEILSNGLSINPDTCYSVVHWLCKKSRYYSAFQFTKVMLAKNFRPRDQLLTILVRGLCEDGKHLEATELWFRLLEKGSPASTLTSNALIHGLCGAGNLPEAVRIVKEMLERGIPMDRMTYNALILGFCKEGKVEEGFKLKEKMTKQGIQPDIYTCNFLLHGLCNAGKLDDAIKLWDEFKASGLVSNVHTYGVMMDVYCKANRIEDVEKLFNELVSKKMEPNTIVYNLFIRANCHNGNVAAALQLCDDMKSKGILPNCATYSSLIHGMCNIGLVENAKHLIDEMRKEGLLPNVVCYTALIGGYCKLGQMDTAEATWLEMISFNIAPNKFTYTVMIDGYCKLGNMEEANNLLSKMKESGIVPDVVTYNALTNGFCKGKDMDKAFKVCDQMATGGLSLDEITYTTLVHGWNRSTITSQD